Proteins encoded together in one Camelus dromedarius isolate mCamDro1 chromosome 11, mCamDro1.pat, whole genome shotgun sequence window:
- the ITGB7 gene encoding integrin beta-7 isoform X2, with the protein MVALSMALVFLLALSRGESELDAKTSSPPEATGWVDPDLSLPGSCQPAPSCQKCILSHPSCAWCKQLNFTATGEAEARRCARREELLARGCPPGELEEPRGRQEVLQDEPLSQGTRGEGATQLAPQRVRVTLRPGEPQKIRVRFLRAEGYPVDLYYLMDLSYSMKDDLERVRQLGHALLVRLQEVTHSVRIGFGSFVDKTVLPFVSTVPSKLRHPCPTRLERCQPPFSFHHVLSLTGDAKAFEQEVGRQSVSGNLDLPEGGFDAILQAALCQEQIGWRNVSRLLVFTSDDTFHTAGDGKLGGIFMPSDGHCHLDSNGLYSRSPEFDYPSVGQVAQALSAANIQPIFAVTSATLPVYQELSKLIPKSAVGELSEDSSNVVQLIMDAYNSLSSTVTLEHEHSLLPSGVHISYESQCGGPEKTEGEAGDRGQCNHVRINQTVNFLVTLQATHCLPEPHLLRFRARGFSEELTVELHTLCDCNCTDTQLQAPHCSDRGHLQCGVCSCVPGRLGRLCECSEAELSSPDLESGCRAPNGTWPLCSGRGRCQCGRCTCSGQSSGRLCECDDASCERHEGILCGGFGRCQCGVCHCHANRTGRACECSGDTDGCVSPEGGLCSGHGRCKCNRCQCSDGYYGTLCDQCSGCKTPCERHRDCAECGAFGTGPLATNCSMACAHANVTLALAPILDDGWCKERTQDNRLFFFLAEDEAEGRVVLRVKPPEKGADHTQIIVLGCVGGIVAVGLGLVLAYRLSVEIYDRREYRRFEKERQQLSWKQDSNPLYKSAITTTVNPRFQETDSSPL; encoded by the exons ATGGTGGCTTTGTCAATGGCCCTTGTTTTCCTGCTGGCCCTGAGCAGAGGTGAGAGTGAGTTGGACGCCAAGACCTCATCTCCGCCGGAGGCCACAGGATGGGTGGATCCTGATCTGTCCTTGCCAGGGTCCTGCCAGCCAGCTCCCTCCTGCCAGAAGTGCATCCTCTCACACCCAAGCTGTGCTTGGTGCAAGCAACTG AACTTCACGGCGACGGGGGAGGCGGAGGCGCGGCGCTGCGCCCGGCGAGAGGAGCTGCTGGCCCGGGGCTGCCCGCCGGGGGAGCTGGAGGAGCCCCGCGGTCGGCAGGAGGTGCTGCAGGATGAGCCGCTCAGCCAGGGCACCCGCGGCGAGGGGGCCACCCAGCTGGCGCCGCAGCGGGTCCGGGTCACACTTCGGCCGG GGGAGCCCCAGAAAATCCGGGTCCGCTTCCTCCGAGCCGAGGGATACCCGGTGGATCTGTACTACCTTATGGACCTGAGCTACTCCATGAAGGACGACCTGGAGCGCGTGCGCCAGCTCGGGCACGCGCTGCTGGTGCGGCTGCAGGAGGTCACCCACTCCGTGCGCATCG GCTTTGGCTCCTTCGTGGACAAAACAGTGCTGCCCTTTGTGAGCACAGTGCCCTCCAAGCTtcgccacccctgccccacccggCTGGAGCGCTGCCAGCCGCCCTTCAGCTTTCACCATGTGCTGTCCCTCACCGGGGATGCTAAAGCCTTCGAGCAGGAGGTGGGCCGTCAGAGTGTGTCTGGCAACCTGGACTTGCCCGAAGGTGGCTTCGATGCCATTCTGCAGGCTGCCCTCTGCCAG gaGCAGATTGGCTGGAGAAATGTGTCCCGGCTACTGGTGTTCACTTCAGATGACACATTCCACACAGCTGGGGATGGGAAGCTGGGTGGCATTTTCATGCCCAGTGATGGGCACTGCCACTTGGACAGCAATGGCCTCTATAGCCGAAGCCCGGAGTTT GACTACCCCTCTGTGGGTCAGGTAGCCCAGGCCCTTTCTGCAGCAAACATCCAGCCCATCTTTGCTGTCACCAGTGCCACGCTGCCTGTCTACCAG GAGCTGAGTAAGCTGATTCCCAAGTCCGCGGTGGGGGAGCTGAGCGAGGACTCCAGCAATGTGGTACAGCTCATCATGGACGCTTATAAT AGCCTGTCATCCACTGTGACCCTTGAACACGAACACTCTCTACTTCCTTCTGGGGTCCACATCTCCTACGAATCTCAGTGTGGAGGTCCTGAGAAGACAGAGGGTGAGGCAGGTGACCGGGGCCAGTGCAACCATGTCCGAATCAACCAGACG GTGAATTTTTTGGTTACTCTCCAAGCTACCCACTGCCTCCCAGAGCCCCATCTGCTGAGGTTCCGAGCCCGTGGCTTCTCAGAGGAGCTGACTGTGGAGTTGCACACACTGTGTGATTGTAATTGCACCGACACCCAGCTCCAAGCTCCTCACTGCAGTGACAGGGGGCACCTACAATGTGGGGTGTGCAG CTGTGTCCCCGGCCGCCTGGGTCGACTCTGTGAGTGCTCTGAGGCTGAGCTGTCCTCCCCAGATCTGGAATCTGGGTGCCGGGCCCCCAATGGCACATGGCCCCTGTGCAGCGGGAGGGGACGGTGCCAGTGTGGACGCTGCACCTGCAGCGGACAGAGCTCTGGGCGTCTGTGCGAGTGTGATGATGCCAGCTGTGAGCGACATGAAGGCATCCTCTGTGGAG GCTTTGGCCGCTGCCAATGTGGAGTGTGTCACTGTCATGCTAACCGCACGGGCAGAGCATGCGAATGCAGTGGGGACACGGACGGCTGTGTCAGCCCCGAGGGAGGGCTCTGCAGTGGGCATGGACGCTGCAAATGCAACCGCTGCCAGTGCTCGGACGGCTACTACGGCACCCTCTGTGATCAGTGCTCAGGCTGCAAGACGCCTTGCGAGAGACACAG GGACTGTGCAGAGTGTGGGGCTTTTGGGACTGGTCCCCTGGCCACGAATTGCAGCATGGCTTGTGCCCATGCCAACGTGACTCTGGCTCTGGCCCCTATCCTGGATGACGGCTGGTGCAAAGAGAGGACCCAAGACAACCGGCTCTTCTTCTTCTTAGCAGAGGATGAAGCTGAAGGCAGGGTCGTGTTGAGAGTGAAACCCCCAGAGA AGGGAGCAGACCACACCCAAATCATTGTGCTGGGCTGCGTTGGGGGCATCGTGGCAGTGGGACTGGGGTTGGTCCTGGCGTATCGACTCTCAGTAGAAATCTACGACCGCCGAGAATACAGACGTTTTGAGAAAGAGCGGCAGCAGCTCAGCTGGAAGCAG GACAGCAATCCTCTCTACAAAAGCGCCATCACTACCACTGTCAACCCCCGCTTTCAAGAGACAGACAGTTCCCCTCTCTGA
- the ITGB7 gene encoding integrin beta-7 isoform X1 — protein MVALSMALVFLLALSRGESELDAKTSSPPEATGWVDPDLSLPGSCQPAPSCQKCILSHPSCAWCKQLNFTATGEAEARRCARREELLARGCPPGELEEPRGRQEVLQDEPLSQGTRGEGATQLAPQRVRVTLRPGEPQKIRVRFLRAEGYPVDLYYLMDLSYSMKDDLERVRQLGHALLVRLQEVTHSVRIGFGSFVDKTVLPFVSTVPSKLRHPCPTRLERCQPPFSFHHVLSLTGDAKAFEQEVGRQSVSGNLDLPEGGFDAILQAALCQEQIGWRNVSRLLVFTSDDTFHTAGDGKLGGIFMPSDGHCHLDSNGLYSRSPEFDYPSVGQVAQALSAANIQPIFAVTSATLPVYQELSKLIPKSAVGELSEDSSNVVQLIMDAYNSLSSTVTLEHEHSLLPSGVHISYESQCGGPEKTEGEAGDRGQCNHVRINQTVNFLVTLQATHCLPEPHLLRFRARGFSEELTVELHTLCDCNCTDTQLQAPHCSDRGHLQCGVCSCVPGRLGRLCECSEAELSSPDLESGCRAPNGTWPLCSGRGRCQCGRCTCSGQSSGRLCECDDASCERHEGILCGGFGRCQCGVCHCHANRTGRACECSGDTDGCVSPEGGLCSGHGRCKCNRCQCSDGYYGTLCDQCSGCKTPCERHRDCAECGAFGTGPLATNCSMACAHANVTLALAPILDDGWCKERTQDNRLFFFLAEDEAEGRVVLRVKPPEKGADHTQIIVLGCVGGIVAVGLGLVLAYRLSVEIYDRREYRRFEKERQQLSWKQERYMSILHPLGMDTDDMSAQGLRMQALKSESWLKC, from the exons ATGGTGGCTTTGTCAATGGCCCTTGTTTTCCTGCTGGCCCTGAGCAGAGGTGAGAGTGAGTTGGACGCCAAGACCTCATCTCCGCCGGAGGCCACAGGATGGGTGGATCCTGATCTGTCCTTGCCAGGGTCCTGCCAGCCAGCTCCCTCCTGCCAGAAGTGCATCCTCTCACACCCAAGCTGTGCTTGGTGCAAGCAACTG AACTTCACGGCGACGGGGGAGGCGGAGGCGCGGCGCTGCGCCCGGCGAGAGGAGCTGCTGGCCCGGGGCTGCCCGCCGGGGGAGCTGGAGGAGCCCCGCGGTCGGCAGGAGGTGCTGCAGGATGAGCCGCTCAGCCAGGGCACCCGCGGCGAGGGGGCCACCCAGCTGGCGCCGCAGCGGGTCCGGGTCACACTTCGGCCGG GGGAGCCCCAGAAAATCCGGGTCCGCTTCCTCCGAGCCGAGGGATACCCGGTGGATCTGTACTACCTTATGGACCTGAGCTACTCCATGAAGGACGACCTGGAGCGCGTGCGCCAGCTCGGGCACGCGCTGCTGGTGCGGCTGCAGGAGGTCACCCACTCCGTGCGCATCG GCTTTGGCTCCTTCGTGGACAAAACAGTGCTGCCCTTTGTGAGCACAGTGCCCTCCAAGCTtcgccacccctgccccacccggCTGGAGCGCTGCCAGCCGCCCTTCAGCTTTCACCATGTGCTGTCCCTCACCGGGGATGCTAAAGCCTTCGAGCAGGAGGTGGGCCGTCAGAGTGTGTCTGGCAACCTGGACTTGCCCGAAGGTGGCTTCGATGCCATTCTGCAGGCTGCCCTCTGCCAG gaGCAGATTGGCTGGAGAAATGTGTCCCGGCTACTGGTGTTCACTTCAGATGACACATTCCACACAGCTGGGGATGGGAAGCTGGGTGGCATTTTCATGCCCAGTGATGGGCACTGCCACTTGGACAGCAATGGCCTCTATAGCCGAAGCCCGGAGTTT GACTACCCCTCTGTGGGTCAGGTAGCCCAGGCCCTTTCTGCAGCAAACATCCAGCCCATCTTTGCTGTCACCAGTGCCACGCTGCCTGTCTACCAG GAGCTGAGTAAGCTGATTCCCAAGTCCGCGGTGGGGGAGCTGAGCGAGGACTCCAGCAATGTGGTACAGCTCATCATGGACGCTTATAAT AGCCTGTCATCCACTGTGACCCTTGAACACGAACACTCTCTACTTCCTTCTGGGGTCCACATCTCCTACGAATCTCAGTGTGGAGGTCCTGAGAAGACAGAGGGTGAGGCAGGTGACCGGGGCCAGTGCAACCATGTCCGAATCAACCAGACG GTGAATTTTTTGGTTACTCTCCAAGCTACCCACTGCCTCCCAGAGCCCCATCTGCTGAGGTTCCGAGCCCGTGGCTTCTCAGAGGAGCTGACTGTGGAGTTGCACACACTGTGTGATTGTAATTGCACCGACACCCAGCTCCAAGCTCCTCACTGCAGTGACAGGGGGCACCTACAATGTGGGGTGTGCAG CTGTGTCCCCGGCCGCCTGGGTCGACTCTGTGAGTGCTCTGAGGCTGAGCTGTCCTCCCCAGATCTGGAATCTGGGTGCCGGGCCCCCAATGGCACATGGCCCCTGTGCAGCGGGAGGGGACGGTGCCAGTGTGGACGCTGCACCTGCAGCGGACAGAGCTCTGGGCGTCTGTGCGAGTGTGATGATGCCAGCTGTGAGCGACATGAAGGCATCCTCTGTGGAG GCTTTGGCCGCTGCCAATGTGGAGTGTGTCACTGTCATGCTAACCGCACGGGCAGAGCATGCGAATGCAGTGGGGACACGGACGGCTGTGTCAGCCCCGAGGGAGGGCTCTGCAGTGGGCATGGACGCTGCAAATGCAACCGCTGCCAGTGCTCGGACGGCTACTACGGCACCCTCTGTGATCAGTGCTCAGGCTGCAAGACGCCTTGCGAGAGACACAG GGACTGTGCAGAGTGTGGGGCTTTTGGGACTGGTCCCCTGGCCACGAATTGCAGCATGGCTTGTGCCCATGCCAACGTGACTCTGGCTCTGGCCCCTATCCTGGATGACGGCTGGTGCAAAGAGAGGACCCAAGACAACCGGCTCTTCTTCTTCTTAGCAGAGGATGAAGCTGAAGGCAGGGTCGTGTTGAGAGTGAAACCCCCAGAGA AGGGAGCAGACCACACCCAAATCATTGTGCTGGGCTGCGTTGGGGGCATCGTGGCAGTGGGACTGGGGTTGGTCCTGGCGTATCGACTCTCAGTAGAAATCTACGACCGCCGAGAATACAGACGTTTTGAGAAAGAGCGGCAGCAGCTCAGCTGGAAGCAG GAGAGGTACATGTCCATCCTACATCCCCTTGGCATGGACACAGATGACATGAGTGCACAGGGGCTAAGAATGCAAGCTCTGAAGTCTGAATCCTGGCTCAAGTGCTGA
- the ITGB7 gene encoding integrin beta-7 isoform X3, with amino-acid sequence MVALSMALVFLLALSRGESELDAKTSSPPEATGWVDPDLSLPGSCQPAPSCQKCILSHPSCAWCKQLNFTATGEAEARRCARREELLARGCPPGELEEPRGRQEVLQDEPLSQGTRGEGATQLAPQRVRVTLRPGEPQKIRVRFLRAEGYPVDLYYLMDLSYSMKDDLERVRQLGHALLVRLQEVTHSVRIGFGSFVDKTVLPFVSTVPSKLRHPCPTRLERCQPPFSFHHVLSLTGDAKAFEQEVGRQSVSGNLDLPEGGFDAILQAALCQEQIGWRNVSRLLVFTSDDTFHTAGDGKLGGIFMPSDGHCHLDSNGLYSRSPEFDYPSVGQVAQALSAANIQPIFAVTSATLPVYQELSKLIPKSAVGELSEDSSNVVQLIMDAYNSLSSTVTLEHEHSLLPSGVHISYESQCGGPEKTEGEAGDRGQCNHVRINQTVNFLVTLQATHCLPEPHLLRFRARGFSEELTVELHTLCDCNCTDTQLQAPHCSDRGHLQCGVCSCVPGRLGRLCECSEAELSSPDLESGCRAPNGTWPLCSGRGRCQCGRCTCSGQSSGRLCECDDASCERHEGILCGGFGRCQCGVCHCHANRTGRACECSGDTDGCVSPEGGLCSGHGRCKCNRCQCSDGYYGTLCDQCSGCKTPCERHRDCAECGAFGTGPLATNCSMACAHANVTLALAPILDDGWCKERTQDNRLFFFLAEDEAEGRVVLRVKPPEKGADHTQIIVLGCVGGIVAVGLGLVLAYRLSVEIYDRREYRRFEKERQQLSWKQCIRRPK; translated from the exons ATGGTGGCTTTGTCAATGGCCCTTGTTTTCCTGCTGGCCCTGAGCAGAGGTGAGAGTGAGTTGGACGCCAAGACCTCATCTCCGCCGGAGGCCACAGGATGGGTGGATCCTGATCTGTCCTTGCCAGGGTCCTGCCAGCCAGCTCCCTCCTGCCAGAAGTGCATCCTCTCACACCCAAGCTGTGCTTGGTGCAAGCAACTG AACTTCACGGCGACGGGGGAGGCGGAGGCGCGGCGCTGCGCCCGGCGAGAGGAGCTGCTGGCCCGGGGCTGCCCGCCGGGGGAGCTGGAGGAGCCCCGCGGTCGGCAGGAGGTGCTGCAGGATGAGCCGCTCAGCCAGGGCACCCGCGGCGAGGGGGCCACCCAGCTGGCGCCGCAGCGGGTCCGGGTCACACTTCGGCCGG GGGAGCCCCAGAAAATCCGGGTCCGCTTCCTCCGAGCCGAGGGATACCCGGTGGATCTGTACTACCTTATGGACCTGAGCTACTCCATGAAGGACGACCTGGAGCGCGTGCGCCAGCTCGGGCACGCGCTGCTGGTGCGGCTGCAGGAGGTCACCCACTCCGTGCGCATCG GCTTTGGCTCCTTCGTGGACAAAACAGTGCTGCCCTTTGTGAGCACAGTGCCCTCCAAGCTtcgccacccctgccccacccggCTGGAGCGCTGCCAGCCGCCCTTCAGCTTTCACCATGTGCTGTCCCTCACCGGGGATGCTAAAGCCTTCGAGCAGGAGGTGGGCCGTCAGAGTGTGTCTGGCAACCTGGACTTGCCCGAAGGTGGCTTCGATGCCATTCTGCAGGCTGCCCTCTGCCAG gaGCAGATTGGCTGGAGAAATGTGTCCCGGCTACTGGTGTTCACTTCAGATGACACATTCCACACAGCTGGGGATGGGAAGCTGGGTGGCATTTTCATGCCCAGTGATGGGCACTGCCACTTGGACAGCAATGGCCTCTATAGCCGAAGCCCGGAGTTT GACTACCCCTCTGTGGGTCAGGTAGCCCAGGCCCTTTCTGCAGCAAACATCCAGCCCATCTTTGCTGTCACCAGTGCCACGCTGCCTGTCTACCAG GAGCTGAGTAAGCTGATTCCCAAGTCCGCGGTGGGGGAGCTGAGCGAGGACTCCAGCAATGTGGTACAGCTCATCATGGACGCTTATAAT AGCCTGTCATCCACTGTGACCCTTGAACACGAACACTCTCTACTTCCTTCTGGGGTCCACATCTCCTACGAATCTCAGTGTGGAGGTCCTGAGAAGACAGAGGGTGAGGCAGGTGACCGGGGCCAGTGCAACCATGTCCGAATCAACCAGACG GTGAATTTTTTGGTTACTCTCCAAGCTACCCACTGCCTCCCAGAGCCCCATCTGCTGAGGTTCCGAGCCCGTGGCTTCTCAGAGGAGCTGACTGTGGAGTTGCACACACTGTGTGATTGTAATTGCACCGACACCCAGCTCCAAGCTCCTCACTGCAGTGACAGGGGGCACCTACAATGTGGGGTGTGCAG CTGTGTCCCCGGCCGCCTGGGTCGACTCTGTGAGTGCTCTGAGGCTGAGCTGTCCTCCCCAGATCTGGAATCTGGGTGCCGGGCCCCCAATGGCACATGGCCCCTGTGCAGCGGGAGGGGACGGTGCCAGTGTGGACGCTGCACCTGCAGCGGACAGAGCTCTGGGCGTCTGTGCGAGTGTGATGATGCCAGCTGTGAGCGACATGAAGGCATCCTCTGTGGAG GCTTTGGCCGCTGCCAATGTGGAGTGTGTCACTGTCATGCTAACCGCACGGGCAGAGCATGCGAATGCAGTGGGGACACGGACGGCTGTGTCAGCCCCGAGGGAGGGCTCTGCAGTGGGCATGGACGCTGCAAATGCAACCGCTGCCAGTGCTCGGACGGCTACTACGGCACCCTCTGTGATCAGTGCTCAGGCTGCAAGACGCCTTGCGAGAGACACAG GGACTGTGCAGAGTGTGGGGCTTTTGGGACTGGTCCCCTGGCCACGAATTGCAGCATGGCTTGTGCCCATGCCAACGTGACTCTGGCTCTGGCCCCTATCCTGGATGACGGCTGGTGCAAAGAGAGGACCCAAGACAACCGGCTCTTCTTCTTCTTAGCAGAGGATGAAGCTGAAGGCAGGGTCGTGTTGAGAGTGAAACCCCCAGAGA AGGGAGCAGACCACACCCAAATCATTGTGCTGGGCTGCGTTGGGGGCATCGTGGCAGTGGGACTGGGGTTGGTCCTGGCGTATCGACTCTCAGTAGAAATCTACGACCGCCGAGAATACAGACGTTTTGAGAAAGAGCGGCAGCAGCTCAGCTGGAAGCAG TGTATAAGGAGGCCAAAGTAA
- the ITGB7 gene encoding integrin beta-7 isoform X4 — protein MVALSMALVFLLALSRGESELDAKTSSPPEATGWVDPDLSLPGSCQPAPSCQKCILSHPSCAWCKQLNFTATGEAEARRCARREELLARGCPPGELEEPRGRQEVLQDEPLSQGTRGEGATQLAPQRVRVTLRPGEPQKIRVRFLRAEGYPVDLYYLMDLSYSMKDDLERVRQLGHALLVRLQEVTHSVRIGFGSFVDKTVLPFVSTVPSKLRHPCPTRLERCQPPFSFHHVLSLTGDAKAFEQEVGRQSVSGNLDLPEGGFDAILQAALCQEQIGWRNVSRLLVFTSDDTFHTAGDGKLGGIFMPSDGHCHLDSNGLYSRSPEFDYPSVGQVAQALSAANIQPIFAVTSATLPVYQELSKLIPKSAVGELSEDSSNVVQLIMDAYNSLSSTVTLEHEHSLLPSGVHISYESQCGGPEKTEGEAGDRGQCNHVRINQTVNFLVTLQATHCLPEPHLLRFRARGFSEELTVELHTLCDCNCTDTQLQAPHCSDRGHLQCGVCSCVPGRLGRLCECSEAELSSPDLESGCRAPNGTWPLCSGRGRCQCGRCTCSGQSSGRLCECDDASCERHEGILCGGFGRCQCGVCHCHANRTGRACECSGDTDGCVSPEGGLCSGHGRCKCNRCQCSDGYYGTLCDQCSGCKTPCERHRDCAECGAFGTGPLATNCSMACAHANVTLALAPILDDGWCKERTQDNRLFFFLAEDEAEGRVVLRVKPPEKGADHTQIIVLGCVGGIVAVGLGLVLAYRLSVEIYDRREYRRFEKERQQLSWKQN, from the exons ATGGTGGCTTTGTCAATGGCCCTTGTTTTCCTGCTGGCCCTGAGCAGAGGTGAGAGTGAGTTGGACGCCAAGACCTCATCTCCGCCGGAGGCCACAGGATGGGTGGATCCTGATCTGTCCTTGCCAGGGTCCTGCCAGCCAGCTCCCTCCTGCCAGAAGTGCATCCTCTCACACCCAAGCTGTGCTTGGTGCAAGCAACTG AACTTCACGGCGACGGGGGAGGCGGAGGCGCGGCGCTGCGCCCGGCGAGAGGAGCTGCTGGCCCGGGGCTGCCCGCCGGGGGAGCTGGAGGAGCCCCGCGGTCGGCAGGAGGTGCTGCAGGATGAGCCGCTCAGCCAGGGCACCCGCGGCGAGGGGGCCACCCAGCTGGCGCCGCAGCGGGTCCGGGTCACACTTCGGCCGG GGGAGCCCCAGAAAATCCGGGTCCGCTTCCTCCGAGCCGAGGGATACCCGGTGGATCTGTACTACCTTATGGACCTGAGCTACTCCATGAAGGACGACCTGGAGCGCGTGCGCCAGCTCGGGCACGCGCTGCTGGTGCGGCTGCAGGAGGTCACCCACTCCGTGCGCATCG GCTTTGGCTCCTTCGTGGACAAAACAGTGCTGCCCTTTGTGAGCACAGTGCCCTCCAAGCTtcgccacccctgccccacccggCTGGAGCGCTGCCAGCCGCCCTTCAGCTTTCACCATGTGCTGTCCCTCACCGGGGATGCTAAAGCCTTCGAGCAGGAGGTGGGCCGTCAGAGTGTGTCTGGCAACCTGGACTTGCCCGAAGGTGGCTTCGATGCCATTCTGCAGGCTGCCCTCTGCCAG gaGCAGATTGGCTGGAGAAATGTGTCCCGGCTACTGGTGTTCACTTCAGATGACACATTCCACACAGCTGGGGATGGGAAGCTGGGTGGCATTTTCATGCCCAGTGATGGGCACTGCCACTTGGACAGCAATGGCCTCTATAGCCGAAGCCCGGAGTTT GACTACCCCTCTGTGGGTCAGGTAGCCCAGGCCCTTTCTGCAGCAAACATCCAGCCCATCTTTGCTGTCACCAGTGCCACGCTGCCTGTCTACCAG GAGCTGAGTAAGCTGATTCCCAAGTCCGCGGTGGGGGAGCTGAGCGAGGACTCCAGCAATGTGGTACAGCTCATCATGGACGCTTATAAT AGCCTGTCATCCACTGTGACCCTTGAACACGAACACTCTCTACTTCCTTCTGGGGTCCACATCTCCTACGAATCTCAGTGTGGAGGTCCTGAGAAGACAGAGGGTGAGGCAGGTGACCGGGGCCAGTGCAACCATGTCCGAATCAACCAGACG GTGAATTTTTTGGTTACTCTCCAAGCTACCCACTGCCTCCCAGAGCCCCATCTGCTGAGGTTCCGAGCCCGTGGCTTCTCAGAGGAGCTGACTGTGGAGTTGCACACACTGTGTGATTGTAATTGCACCGACACCCAGCTCCAAGCTCCTCACTGCAGTGACAGGGGGCACCTACAATGTGGGGTGTGCAG CTGTGTCCCCGGCCGCCTGGGTCGACTCTGTGAGTGCTCTGAGGCTGAGCTGTCCTCCCCAGATCTGGAATCTGGGTGCCGGGCCCCCAATGGCACATGGCCCCTGTGCAGCGGGAGGGGACGGTGCCAGTGTGGACGCTGCACCTGCAGCGGACAGAGCTCTGGGCGTCTGTGCGAGTGTGATGATGCCAGCTGTGAGCGACATGAAGGCATCCTCTGTGGAG GCTTTGGCCGCTGCCAATGTGGAGTGTGTCACTGTCATGCTAACCGCACGGGCAGAGCATGCGAATGCAGTGGGGACACGGACGGCTGTGTCAGCCCCGAGGGAGGGCTCTGCAGTGGGCATGGACGCTGCAAATGCAACCGCTGCCAGTGCTCGGACGGCTACTACGGCACCCTCTGTGATCAGTGCTCAGGCTGCAAGACGCCTTGCGAGAGACACAG GGACTGTGCAGAGTGTGGGGCTTTTGGGACTGGTCCCCTGGCCACGAATTGCAGCATGGCTTGTGCCCATGCCAACGTGACTCTGGCTCTGGCCCCTATCCTGGATGACGGCTGGTGCAAAGAGAGGACCCAAGACAACCGGCTCTTCTTCTTCTTAGCAGAGGATGAAGCTGAAGGCAGGGTCGTGTTGAGAGTGAAACCCCCAGAGA AGGGAGCAGACCACACCCAAATCATTGTGCTGGGCTGCGTTGGGGGCATCGTGGCAGTGGGACTGGGGTTGGTCCTGGCGTATCGACTCTCAGTAGAAATCTACGACCGCCGAGAATACAGACGTTTTGAGAAAGAGCGGCAGCAGCTCAGCTGGAAGCAG AACTGA